From a single Cyclobacterium marinum DSM 745 genomic region:
- a CDS encoding glycosyltransferase: MGKIRILHCIETISSGGVEVLRLGFARNYDKERFDLRIVCTNAKGPIKEALEKEGIQIIQVGSFKSPFEIKKYKKVLGVIKQFSPHIIHGAVFEGMSMASICGFLGKVPIIILEETSDPQKRSNKAIWLQRQMAKLADAVIGISPSVTYYLRDKAKIPSEKVFLLNNGVDNSNLFLNTQDCQRADIFLKNSDYVLGSVGRVHDNVKRYSDILKAIKILNDPEIKFLLIGSGPDLWKLKELARKLNIEKQFISLGFKEDTSTYYQLMDCFCIPSSQEGFGLAAVEAMFHQLPVIATAVGGLKDIVRNKKTGMLIPHSDPQSIADSVVYLKNNPIISSKMGEEGFLRASSRYGIDTYTNSLENLYLTFINKRNK, translated from the coding sequence GTGGGGAAAATTAGAATTTTACATTGTATTGAAACCATTTCTTCCGGTGGTGTAGAAGTTTTAAGGCTTGGCTTTGCCAGAAATTATGACAAAGAACGTTTTGACTTGCGGATTGTTTGCACCAATGCTAAGGGACCTATCAAAGAAGCTTTGGAAAAAGAAGGAATACAAATAATTCAAGTTGGATCCTTCAAATCTCCTTTCGAGATTAAAAAGTACAAAAAGGTCCTAGGAGTTATCAAACAATTCTCTCCCCACATTATTCATGGTGCTGTTTTTGAAGGTATGAGTATGGCAAGTATTTGTGGTTTCCTTGGTAAAGTTCCCATTATAATTTTAGAAGAAACTTCAGATCCTCAAAAAAGATCTAATAAGGCCATTTGGCTTCAAAGGCAAATGGCAAAATTAGCCGATGCTGTGATTGGTATTTCGCCTTCAGTAACTTATTACCTTAGGGATAAAGCAAAAATACCTTCCGAAAAAGTGTTTTTGCTAAACAATGGAGTTGATAATTCTAATCTCTTTTTAAATACTCAAGATTGTCAAAGAGCAGATATTTTTCTTAAGAATTCTGATTATGTATTGGGGTCAGTTGGCAGAGTACATGACAATGTTAAAAGGTATTCTGATATTTTAAAGGCCATAAAGATTCTTAATGATCCAGAAATAAAATTTTTACTTATTGGAAGTGGACCGGATTTATGGAAATTAAAAGAGTTGGCTCGTAAGCTTAATATTGAAAAACAATTTATTTCTTTGGGGTTTAAGGAAGATACCTCAACTTATTATCAATTAATGGATTGTTTTTGTATCCCCAGCTCACAAGAGGGGTTTGGACTGGCAGCAGTTGAAGCTATGTTCCACCAACTGCCTGTAATTGCAACAGCTGTAGGCGGGTTGAAAGATATAGTCCGGAATAAAAAAACAGGGATGTTAATACCACATTCAGACCCTCAAAGCATAGCAGATAGTGTTGTCTATTTAAAGAATAATCCAATAATAAGCAGTAAAATGGGCGAAGAAGGATTTTTAAGGGCATCAAGTAGGTATGGTATTGATACCTATACAAATTCACTTGAAAATCTTTACCTTACATTTATTAATAAGCGAAATAAATAA
- a CDS encoding glycosyltransferase family 4 protein, translating into MIICRIVSQLDFGGVEERLRLTSLFFSKQRKFQLHILVLGNGGYVADTLIELGISVTILNKEVKIPNVSLIFSIKQFLHKYRPNIVHTSGSEANFHGIIAAKLSNIPYIIGEEIGFPNHDYRYRLIFKLVYFLADRVIAISEAVKNRIVNLNEVSSNKVEVVYNPVNDVISPQKAVSNDLILFTKNSHDLVFVTTCRLVAVKNLRFFLDVFMKFVTIEKFSKSKLLIVGDGPEKEKLIHRVNELGITKNVTFLGFCSSIFPVLGKADVFVLPSLSEGFSISLVEAMLNNLVVISTNVGGPSEIVTHGYNGFLVDPKSEKQWLETLKSVFNLSLKNKAVIGNRAYERAKFFSLGNYGQHLIRLYTTYNKNSNTACGEN; encoded by the coding sequence ATGATTATTTGCCGGATTGTAAGTCAACTTGATTTTGGAGGTGTTGAAGAAAGGCTCAGATTAACTAGTTTATTTTTTTCTAAACAAAGGAAATTTCAATTGCATATTCTAGTACTTGGAAATGGTGGATATGTCGCTGATACTTTGATTGAACTAGGTATATCTGTTACAATTCTTAATAAAGAAGTAAAAATCCCTAATGTCAGTCTTATTTTTTCGATTAAGCAATTTCTTCATAAATATCGACCTAATATTGTGCATACTTCCGGTTCAGAAGCTAATTTTCATGGGATAATTGCTGCTAAACTATCCAATATCCCATATATTATAGGGGAGGAAATAGGTTTTCCTAATCATGATTATAGATATCGCTTAATTTTCAAATTAGTTTATTTTCTAGCTGATAGGGTTATTGCAATTTCTGAAGCTGTAAAGAACAGAATTGTTAATCTTAATGAGGTATCTTCAAATAAGGTAGAAGTAGTTTATAACCCAGTTAATGATGTGATTTCTCCCCAAAAAGCTGTATCCAATGATTTAATACTTTTCACTAAGAATTCTCATGATCTAGTATTTGTTACTACATGTCGGCTCGTAGCTGTTAAAAACCTTCGTTTTTTTTTAGATGTATTTATGAAATTTGTGACTATTGAAAAATTTAGTAAATCCAAATTATTAATTGTAGGTGATGGTCCAGAGAAAGAAAAACTTATTCATCGCGTAAATGAATTGGGTATCACCAAAAATGTTACATTCCTTGGATTTTGTAGCTCTATATTTCCTGTTCTAGGTAAAGCGGACGTTTTTGTTTTACCATCCCTATCGGAAGGATTTTCTATTTCTTTAGTTGAGGCTATGCTTAATAATTTGGTCGTCATTTCAACTAATGTTGGTGGACCTTCAGAAATTGTAACTCATGGTTATAATGGTTTTTTGGTAGATCCCAAAAGTGAAAAGCAATGGCTTGAAACTTTAAAATCAGTATTCAACTTATCTTTAAAAAATAAGGCGGTAATAGGGAATAGGGCTTATGAAAGAGCGAAATTTTTTTCTTTAGGAAATTATGGTCAACATTTAATTCGATTGTATACAACCTACAATAAAAATAGTAATACGGCTTGTGGGGAAAATTAG
- a CDS encoding TDP-N-acetylfucosamine:lipid II N-acetylfucosaminyltransferase yields the protein MNYIYHILNDEKFSDWVIQAYSSSTPRKNKFILISDNGKVNHLKNGDFSVRTRNWLINEFTPNSKDIVIFYYLHLHSIKFLNKFSESEFKKVWIGYGSDYYYYLLNKFNFQPLYLKETNIIISRLNKSNILKKILLPFYQFLFFKFKVFPALQALDYFAPVIPNEFKLIKKVYPDLKFKYLNFTFGDISYLKCSNNFVNGSNILLGNSATYTCNHIDVLENLSAFRISNRFVIPLGYGNQKYKELLLDRLPQRFKKIDFYFIDKFLPIKEYNELLNQCGFAIMPHLRQQAMGNIFALLYSGTKLFLFIDNPVSEFLKNLDVIFFDIESLYVSPSLLDKPLSREQMLHNRQVIGKYYSKENSYSKVFQIDKL from the coding sequence ATGAATTATATTTATCATATTTTAAATGATGAAAAGTTTTCCGATTGGGTGATTCAAGCCTATTCATCAAGCACCCCTAGAAAAAATAAATTTATTTTGATTTCTGATAATGGTAAAGTAAATCACCTTAAAAATGGTGATTTTAGTGTGCGCACTAGAAACTGGTTAATTAATGAGTTTACTCCTAATAGTAAAGATATTGTCATATTTTATTACCTACATCTACATAGTATTAAGTTTTTAAATAAGTTTTCTGAGTCTGAATTTAAAAAAGTATGGATAGGATATGGGTCCGATTATTACTATTACCTGCTTAATAAATTTAATTTTCAACCTTTATATTTAAAAGAAACCAATATAATAATTAGTAGATTAAATAAATCAAATATCTTGAAAAAGATATTATTGCCTTTTTACCAATTTCTTTTCTTTAAATTTAAAGTGTTTCCTGCCTTACAGGCTTTAGATTATTTTGCTCCTGTAATTCCAAATGAGTTTAAATTGATAAAAAAAGTGTATCCGGATTTAAAATTTAAATATCTTAATTTTACTTTTGGAGACATCTCTTATTTGAAATGTAGTAATAATTTTGTTAATGGTTCAAATATATTATTGGGCAATAGTGCTACCTATACCTGTAATCATATAGATGTTTTGGAAAACCTATCTGCCTTTAGGATCTCAAACCGTTTTGTAATACCTTTAGGTTACGGAAATCAAAAATACAAAGAATTGTTACTTGATAGGTTACCCCAAAGATTTAAAAAAATCGATTTTTATTTTATTGATAAATTTTTACCAATAAAGGAATACAATGAATTATTAAATCAATGTGGTTTTGCAATAATGCCCCATTTAAGACAGCAAGCTATGGGGAATATCTTTGCCTTGTTGTATTCCGGAACAAAATTATTTTTATTTATTGATAATCCGGTATCTGAATTTCTTAAAAACTTGGATGTTATTTTTTTCGATATTGAATCCCTATACGTTTCTCCATCATTATTGGACAAACCTCTGTCCAGAGAGCAAATGCTACATAATCGTCAGGTGATTGGTAAATATTATTCCAAAGAAAATTCCTATAGTAAAGTTTTTCAAATTGATAAATTATGA
- a CDS encoding glycosyltransferase family 4 protein, with protein MGYSVSVSSFFSERYLEKIYNHQSPGIWHVLKCYFRRFSLLFTVYKYDLIIIEKEIFPYLPAIAEWILSKIKGYWVDYDDAVFHNYDQGTNRLVSLLMSNKIDQVMQFANRVIVGNDYLKRRATLAGASNIVVFPTVINTLRYNKKVYNSINTTVTIGWIGSPSTLKYLEPMLPVLNWLHQHYSIKFLLVNGKSKIKFEGEIESIIWTEEGEVDAIHKMDIGIMPLPDNPWENGKCAYKLIQYMACGLPVVASPIGMNKEVVNHGENGFLAGTSEEWKCSLEKLILDPQLRMEFGKKGREKVFREYTLRGNFMRYKKLVELELDGK; from the coding sequence ATGGGATATTCAGTTTCTGTAAGTTCATTTTTTTCTGAACGATACCTGGAAAAAATTTACAACCATCAATCTCCTGGGATTTGGCATGTTTTGAAATGTTATTTCCGTAGATTTTCACTACTCTTCACGGTTTATAAGTACGATTTGATAATTATTGAAAAAGAGATTTTCCCTTATTTGCCGGCAATTGCTGAATGGATTTTATCTAAAATTAAAGGGTATTGGGTGGATTATGATGATGCTGTTTTTCATAATTATGACCAAGGTACCAATCGGTTGGTAAGTTTGCTTATGTCCAACAAGATTGACCAAGTGATGCAATTTGCAAATAGGGTGATTGTCGGCAATGATTACTTAAAGAGAAGAGCCACTTTGGCCGGAGCATCAAATATTGTGGTTTTTCCCACGGTTATAAATACCCTCAGGTACAATAAAAAAGTTTATAATTCAATAAATACAACTGTAACCATTGGATGGATTGGCTCACCAAGCACCCTAAAATACTTAGAACCTATGCTACCGGTTTTAAATTGGCTTCATCAACATTATTCTATAAAGTTTTTATTGGTTAACGGTAAGAGTAAAATAAAGTTTGAGGGCGAAATTGAGTCAATTATTTGGACAGAAGAAGGGGAGGTGGATGCCATCCATAAAATGGACATTGGCATCATGCCTTTGCCTGATAATCCTTGGGAAAATGGGAAGTGTGCCTATAAATTAATTCAGTACATGGCTTGTGGCTTACCAGTGGTTGCCTCCCCAATAGGAATGAACAAAGAGGTGGTCAATCACGGTGAGAATGGATTTTTAGCCGGTACATCTGAAGAATGGAAATGTTCCTTGGAAAAACTAATCCTCGACCCTCAATTGAGAATGGAGTTTGGAAAAAAAGGTCGGGAAAAAGTGTTTAGGGAATATACCTTGCGGGGAAATTTCATGAGGTATAAGAAATTGGTTGAACTTGAATTGGATGGTAAATGA
- a CDS encoding glycosyltransferase family protein, which produces MENLFFPIFSGLQKELDCQFFVLQFSWAETREVNRINALAQEFQITFQQQPVRRKPHPVLGSLLTTQLGQNVIKRMVAKHGITHLMPRSTMPAMMVNSIFKWAKKRNLKIVFDADGLPIQERVDYAGLKENSLQYHWLKKTETKLLKQADLVLVRSVLAKDVHLQNIGQAHKDKFFKVSNGRIKSRFKPDPALREQIRKELNVLPHAMLWLYSGSIGPQYLLSEMLQLFDSYHIHHPESKFLFLIRNPTFLAEAIPSRLKHAIILKSVSYEFLPAYYAAADIGVSLRKPAPSLVGIAPIKVSEYLLAGLPIISSRGIGDLDEMIGEESYCFMYPSGNNEELNHWLLGIKEISRENIRAQSIPSFALENSINEYKHALKSSNL; this is translated from the coding sequence ATGGAAAATTTGTTTTTTCCAATTTTTAGTGGTTTACAAAAGGAATTGGACTGTCAATTTTTTGTGCTTCAATTTTCTTGGGCCGAAACGAGAGAGGTGAACCGAATTAATGCCCTTGCTCAAGAATTTCAAATTACTTTTCAGCAACAACCGGTAAGGCGAAAGCCCCACCCAGTTTTAGGCTCCTTGTTGACTACACAACTAGGCCAAAACGTTATAAAAAGAATGGTGGCAAAACATGGTATAACCCACCTAATGCCCAGATCTACTATGCCGGCAATGATGGTCAATTCTATTTTTAAATGGGCAAAAAAGAGGAATTTGAAAATTGTATTTGATGCTGATGGACTACCAATCCAGGAAAGGGTTGATTATGCCGGATTAAAAGAAAACAGTTTACAATACCATTGGCTAAAAAAAACAGAAACGAAATTGCTAAAGCAAGCTGATTTGGTATTGGTACGTTCAGTATTGGCCAAAGATGTTCACCTTCAAAATATTGGTCAGGCCCATAAAGACAAGTTTTTTAAAGTAAGCAACGGGAGGATTAAAAGTAGGTTTAAACCTGATCCGGCTTTAAGGGAACAAATAAGAAAGGAGCTAAACGTATTACCTCACGCAATGCTGTGGTTGTATTCCGGAAGTATCGGTCCACAGTATCTTTTAAGTGAGATGTTGCAATTGTTTGATTCTTACCATATTCATCATCCTGAAAGCAAGTTTCTTTTTCTAATTAGAAACCCTACTTTTCTAGCTGAAGCCATCCCCAGTCGGTTAAAACATGCCATTATTTTAAAGTCAGTCAGTTATGAGTTTTTGCCTGCTTATTATGCTGCAGCAGATATTGGGGTCAGTTTAAGGAAACCTGCGCCTAGCCTTGTAGGCATCGCTCCAATCAAAGTAAGCGAGTACTTATTGGCCGGCTTACCAATTATATCTTCCAGGGGAATCGGTGATTTGGATGAAATGATAGGTGAGGAATCTTATTGTTTTATGTACCCCTCTGGTAATAATGAGGAATTAAATCACTGGCTTTTGGGAATAAAAGAAATTTCAAGGGAGAACATTAGGGCACAATCTATCCCAAGCTTTGCTTTAGAAAATAGCATAAATGAATACAAGCATGCGCTGAAGTCTTCAAATTTGTAG